A single region of the Solwaraspora sp. WMMD406 genome encodes:
- a CDS encoding MFS transporter: MASPLAVLTGNRDFRRLLLAELVVFGADWFVMVPLLVLLPELTGSGVWGALILAADTGIHALLLPYTGTVADRIDRRKIMIVANAAAVLAVLVLLAVRTPGTAWLAVLAVAALAVAKSFYSPAAQAALPNLVSPAELASANVFAGSAWGTMAIVGASLGGLLSAAFGPYACFWIAAGALLVAAVVTTTIRRPMQTAREESQPVPRTFAAIGEALRYIGGRPQVLALVTVKSAVGLGNGVLTLFPLLAGVYGVGAIGTGLLFAFRGAGAVIGPLLMRPVLNRRRWLLTALAASMSVYGLSYASISLVTWFPLVLALVFLAHLGGGSNWVLSNYALQAAVPDRLRGRIFATDLMLATLAISVSQLIVASVIDIVDSRIILAGCGLVTVTYAIGWRFATRRLSLAAPTPAADVRG, from the coding sequence GTGGCCTCACCGTTAGCGGTCCTTACCGGCAATCGGGACTTCCGGCGTCTGCTCCTGGCCGAACTGGTGGTGTTCGGCGCGGACTGGTTCGTGATGGTGCCGCTGCTGGTACTGCTGCCCGAGCTGACCGGTAGTGGTGTCTGGGGTGCGCTGATCCTGGCGGCCGACACCGGCATCCACGCGCTGCTGTTGCCGTACACCGGCACGGTGGCCGACCGGATCGACCGCCGCAAGATCATGATTGTCGCCAACGCGGCGGCGGTGCTCGCCGTGCTGGTGCTGCTGGCGGTCCGTACGCCCGGCACCGCCTGGCTGGCGGTGCTGGCCGTCGCCGCGCTCGCGGTCGCCAAGTCGTTCTACTCGCCGGCCGCCCAGGCGGCGCTGCCGAACCTCGTCTCGCCGGCGGAACTCGCCAGTGCCAACGTCTTCGCCGGCTCCGCCTGGGGCACGATGGCGATCGTCGGGGCGTCCCTCGGCGGGTTGCTCAGCGCCGCGTTCGGCCCGTACGCCTGTTTCTGGATCGCCGCCGGGGCGCTGCTGGTGGCCGCCGTGGTGACCACGACGATCCGGCGGCCGATGCAGACCGCCCGGGAAGAGTCTCAGCCGGTGCCGCGCACCTTCGCCGCGATCGGCGAGGCGTTGCGCTACATCGGTGGTCGTCCGCAGGTGCTGGCGTTGGTCACCGTGAAGAGCGCGGTCGGCCTCGGCAACGGGGTGCTGACGCTGTTTCCCCTGCTGGCCGGGGTGTACGGGGTCGGAGCGATCGGCACCGGCCTGCTGTTCGCCTTCCGTGGCGCCGGCGCGGTGATCGGTCCGCTGTTGATGCGTCCGGTGCTCAACCGGCGGCGCTGGCTGCTCACCGCGCTGGCCGCGTCGATGTCGGTCTACGGGCTGTCGTACGCGAGCATTTCCCTGGTCACCTGGTTCCCGCTGGTGTTGGCCCTGGTGTTCCTGGCCCACCTGGGCGGCGGCAGCAACTGGGTGCTGTCGAACTACGCGCTGCAGGCCGCGGTGCCGGACCGGCTGCGCGGCCGGATCTTCGCCACCGACCTGATGCTCGCCACCCTGGCGATCTCGGTGAGCCAACTCATCGTCGCCAGTGTGATCGACATCGTGGACAGTCGGATCATCCTGGCCGGCTGCGGACTGGTGACGGTGACGTACGCGATCGGCTGGCGGTTCGCCACCCGCCGACTGTCCCTGGCCGCGCCGACTCCGGCTGCCGACGTGCGCGGCTGA
- a CDS encoding SPFH domain-containing protein has protein sequence MERAVFRVSGFLAIVASIGLGLAATVIALIGVAASGGVATADGATWIAATAAAYAVVVGLVATGFTVVNPNQAQVVQFFGRYLGSIRTAGLHWTWPLTARRRVTLRVRNFETDRLKVADADGNPVEIAAVVVWRVVDSANAVFAVDDHVEYVAVQAEAAVRHLATSYPYEAHDSGRSSLRDSTVVADELTAELRERVELAGVEVLESRVTHLAYAPEIAQAMLARQQASAIVAARFRIVEGAVGMVSNALERLRDEHVIELDEERKAQMVANLLVVLCGDRAVQPVVNTGSLYG, from the coding sequence ATGGAACGGGCTGTCTTCCGGGTCTCCGGGTTCCTGGCGATCGTCGCGTCGATCGGGCTGGGGCTGGCCGCGACGGTGATCGCGCTGATCGGGGTCGCGGCCAGCGGTGGTGTCGCCACCGCCGACGGCGCGACCTGGATCGCGGCCACCGCCGCCGCGTACGCCGTGGTGGTGGGGCTGGTCGCCACCGGATTCACGGTGGTCAACCCCAACCAGGCGCAGGTGGTGCAGTTCTTCGGCCGATACCTCGGCTCGATCCGTACCGCCGGTCTGCACTGGACCTGGCCGCTCACCGCCCGCCGGCGGGTCACCCTACGGGTCCGCAACTTCGAGACCGACCGGCTCAAAGTCGCCGACGCCGACGGCAACCCGGTCGAGATCGCCGCCGTCGTCGTGTGGCGGGTGGTCGATTCGGCCAACGCCGTCTTCGCCGTCGACGACCACGTCGAGTACGTGGCGGTGCAGGCCGAGGCGGCAGTACGCCACCTGGCCACCAGCTATCCGTACGAGGCGCACGACAGCGGCCGGTCCAGCCTGCGCGACAGCACGGTGGTCGCCGACGAACTCACCGCCGAACTGCGCGAACGGGTCGAGTTGGCCGGCGTCGAGGTGCTGGAGTCCCGGGTCACCCACCTCGCGTACGCGCCGGAGATCGCCCAGGCGATGCTTGCACGCCAACAGGCCTCGGCGATCGTCGCCGCCCGCTTCCGGATCGTCGAGGGTGCCGTGGGCATGGTCTCCAACGCACTGGAGCGGCTGCGCGACGAACACGTCATCGAACTCGACGAGGAGCGTAAGGCGCAGATGGTCGCCAACCTGCTGGTGGTGCTCTGCGGCGACCGGGCGGTGCAGCCGGTGGTCAACACCGGGTCGCTCTATGGGTGA
- the thrB gene encoding homoserine kinase translates to MGISFVPGPVTVRVPATSANLGPGFDALGLALAHHDEVTARVASAGCHVEVTGEGAGELPDDDSHLVVRAMYETFDELGGRPTGIRLSCVNRIPQARGLGSSSAAIVAGVQLARGLVSDGVQRLDTASALRIAARIEGHPDNVAPCLLGGFTIAWVEPDGARAVSLPVSGEVRATVFVPTSRGLTEVARAALPEQVPHADAAFVAGRAALLVHALTTEPALLLAATEDRLHQDYRAPGMPASAELVAALRAEGVAAVISGAGPSVLALSHVPDDFSPGMDWQVHSLLVDVSGAQIEGAIVGHAERDPVAAGRMS, encoded by the coding sequence ATGGGTATCAGCTTCGTACCCGGGCCGGTCACCGTACGGGTCCCGGCCACCAGCGCCAACCTCGGGCCCGGCTTCGACGCGTTGGGCCTGGCGTTGGCTCATCACGACGAGGTGACCGCCCGCGTGGCGTCGGCCGGCTGCCACGTCGAGGTGACCGGTGAGGGCGCCGGTGAGTTGCCGGACGACGACAGCCATCTCGTGGTCCGGGCGATGTACGAGACGTTCGACGAGCTCGGCGGCCGCCCCACGGGTATCCGGCTGAGCTGCGTCAACCGGATTCCGCAGGCACGTGGCCTCGGCTCCTCCTCGGCAGCGATCGTCGCCGGTGTGCAGTTGGCCCGGGGACTGGTGAGCGACGGCGTCCAACGGTTGGACACGGCGTCGGCGCTGCGGATCGCGGCACGCATCGAGGGTCATCCCGACAACGTGGCACCCTGTCTGCTTGGTGGTTTCACCATCGCCTGGGTGGAACCGGACGGGGCCCGCGCCGTGTCGCTGCCGGTCTCCGGCGAGGTCCGGGCGACGGTGTTCGTGCCGACGAGCCGTGGGCTGACCGAAGTCGCCCGAGCGGCGCTGCCCGAACAGGTGCCGCACGCGGACGCGGCGTTCGTGGCTGGCCGGGCGGCGCTGCTGGTCCACGCGTTGACCACGGAACCGGCGCTGCTGCTGGCCGCCACCGAGGACCGGTTGCACCAGGATTATCGGGCACCGGGGATGCCGGCGAGCGCCGAACTGGTCGCCGCGCTGCGGGCGGAAGGTGTGGCAGCGGTGATCAGTGGGGCGGGGCCGAGTGTATTGGCGCTCTCCCACGTACCGGATGATTTCAGTCCGGGAATGGACTGGCAGGTGCACTCGTTGCTGGTAGACGTTAGCGGTGCGCAGATCGAAGGCGCTATAGTGGGACACGCCGAGCGGGACCCTGTTGCCGCAGGTCGGATGAGTTGA
- the rho gene encoding transcription termination factor Rho, with the protein MSDTTDVTSDVSNVADDTAAAPARRRRSGTGLSAMLLPELQSLAASLGISGTARMRKSELIAAISERQAGGAPRPRAEVAAATAPPREEVRAEVRVEAERRDGAAERRDGGATERRDSGNGEQLAIVEEAPVRERGTRRGRSSRAAAAAAPESRTESTETPAAAPEQGDRADRGDRADRGDRADRGDRGGEARNGRDRGDRGQREDRGDRGQREDRGDRGQRDMDDDADGDGSGRRGRRSRFRDRRRRGDRGDGAESGGGREPQVSEDDVLVPVAGILDVLDNYAFVRTTGYLSGPNDVYVSMSQVKKYGLRRGDAVTGAVRATREGEQRRDKYNPLVRLDTINGMEPDEARRRPEFYKLTPLYPQDRLRLETEPHILTTRVIDLVMPIGKGQRALIVSPPKAGKTMVLQAIANAITHNNPECHLMVVLVDERPEEVTDMQRSVKGEVIAATFDRPPQDHTTVAELAIERAKRLVELGHDVVVLLDSVTRLGRSYNLAAPASGRIMSGGIDSTALYPPKRFLGAARNIENGGSLTILATALVETGSMMDTVIFEEFKGTGNAELKLDRKIADKRVFPAIDIHPSGTRKEEILLAPEELVIIHKLRKVLHSLDSQAALDLLLDRLKQSRTNIEFLMQIAKSTPGE; encoded by the coding sequence TTGAGCGACACCACCGACGTGACGTCGGATGTCTCCAACGTCGCTGACGACACCGCCGCCGCTCCGGCCCGCCGTCGGCGTTCCGGCACCGGGCTGTCCGCGATGCTGCTGCCCGAGTTGCAGAGCCTCGCCGCGTCACTCGGCATCTCCGGCACCGCCCGGATGCGCAAGAGCGAGCTGATCGCGGCGATCTCCGAGCGCCAGGCCGGGGGCGCTCCGCGTCCGCGCGCCGAGGTCGCAGCAGCGACCGCACCCCCTCGGGAGGAGGTCCGGGCCGAGGTTCGCGTGGAAGCCGAGCGCCGTGACGGCGCGGCGGAACGTCGCGACGGCGGCGCGACCGAGCGCCGCGACAGCGGCAACGGTGAGCAACTCGCGATCGTCGAGGAGGCACCGGTACGTGAGCGCGGCACCCGTCGGGGCCGGTCCAGCCGGGCCGCGGCCGCCGCCGCACCCGAGAGCCGGACCGAGTCGACGGAAACGCCCGCCGCCGCGCCGGAGCAGGGTGACCGGGCCGATCGTGGTGACCGGGCTGACCGTGGTGACCGGGCCGATCGTGGTGACCGGGGCGGCGAGGCGCGTAACGGCCGCGACCGGGGTGACCGGGGCCAGCGTGAGGACCGGGGTGACCGGGGCCAGCGTGAGGACCGGGGTGACCGGGGCCAACGCGACATGGACGACGACGCCGACGGCGACGGTAGCGGCCGGCGGGGACGCCGCAGCCGGTTCCGGGATCGCCGCCGACGGGGCGACCGTGGCGACGGCGCCGAGAGCGGTGGAGGCCGTGAGCCGCAGGTGTCCGAGGACGACGTGCTCGTTCCGGTCGCCGGCATCCTCGACGTGCTCGACAACTACGCGTTCGTCCGGACCACCGGATACCTGTCCGGACCGAACGACGTCTACGTGTCCATGTCCCAGGTCAAGAAGTACGGCCTGCGGCGCGGCGACGCGGTCACCGGTGCGGTGCGGGCCACCCGTGAGGGCGAGCAGCGCCGTGACAAGTACAACCCGCTGGTCCGGCTGGACACCATCAACGGCATGGAGCCGGACGAGGCCCGGCGGCGACCGGAGTTCTACAAGCTCACCCCGCTCTACCCGCAGGACCGGCTGCGGCTGGAGACCGAGCCGCACATCCTCACCACCCGGGTCATCGACCTGGTGATGCCGATCGGCAAGGGGCAGCGGGCACTGATCGTCTCTCCGCCCAAAGCGGGCAAGACGATGGTGCTGCAGGCGATCGCCAACGCGATCACCCACAACAACCCCGAATGTCACCTGATGGTCGTCCTGGTCGACGAACGTCCGGAAGAGGTCACCGACATGCAGCGGTCGGTGAAGGGCGAGGTCATCGCGGCCACCTTCGACCGGCCGCCGCAGGACCACACCACGGTGGCCGAGTTGGCGATCGAGCGGGCCAAGCGGCTGGTCGAGCTCGGCCACGACGTGGTCGTGCTGCTCGACTCGGTGACCCGGCTGGGTCGGTCCTACAACCTGGCCGCACCGGCCAGCGGCCGGATCATGTCCGGTGGTATCGACTCGACCGCGCTCTACCCGCCGAAGCGTTTCCTCGGTGCCGCCCGCAACATCGAAAACGGCGGTTCGCTGACCATCCTGGCCACCGCTCTGGTCGAGACCGGCTCCATGATGGACACCGTCATCTTCGAGGAGTTCAAGGGCACCGGTAACGCCGAGCTCAAGCTGGACCGGAAGATCGCCGACAAGCGGGTCTTCCCGGCGATCGACATCCACCCTTCCGGCACCCGTAAGGAGGAGATCCTGCTCGCGCCGGAGGAACTGGTCATCATTCACAAGTTGCGCAAGGTGCTCCACTCGCTGGACTCGCAGGCCGCGTTGGACCTGCTGCTGGACCGACTCAAGCAGAGCCGGACCAACATCGAGTTCCTGATGCAGATCGCCAAATCCACTCCGGGGGAGTGA
- the rpmE gene encoding 50S ribosomal protein L31, which translates to MKRDTHPQYVTTEVTCSCGNSFTTRSTASSGKIHVETCSACHPFYTGKQRVLDTAGRVAKFQQKYAKAQAAKKAK; encoded by the coding sequence ATGAAGCGCGACACTCACCCGCAGTACGTGACGACCGAGGTCACCTGCTCCTGCGGCAACTCCTTCACCACCCGCAGCACCGCTTCCAGCGGCAAGATCCACGTCGAGACCTGCAGCGCGTGCCACCCGTTCTACACCGGTAAGCAGCGTGTCCTCGACACCGCCGGCCGGGTGGCCAAGTTCCAGCAGAAGTACGCCAAGGCCCAGGCCGCCAAGAAGGCCAAGTAG
- the prfA gene encoding peptide chain release factor 1 produces MSSERLAALLDEYAELEKRLADPAIHADQTTARQVGRRFAELAPIHKAAVELAQARADLVAARELAGEDAGFAAEADEIAAALPSLEARLAELLIPRDPHDAKDVIVEIKAGEGGEESALFAGDLLRMYLRYAERHGWQVEVIDSQDSDLGGVKDVSLAVKSRGVPEGGNGVWSRLKWEGGVHRVQRVPVTESQGRIHTSAAGVLVLPEAEDVDVDVDPNDLRIDVFRSSGPGGQSVNTTDSAVRITHLPSGIVVSCQNEKSQLQNREQAMRILRARLLVAAREQADAAASDVRRAQVRTVDRSERIRTYNFPQNRITDHRIGYTAYNLDLALSGELDGVLDALAEADRAARLAGDTELTRR; encoded by the coding sequence ATGAGCAGCGAACGTCTGGCCGCGCTTCTCGACGAGTACGCCGAGCTGGAGAAGCGGTTGGCCGATCCGGCGATTCACGCCGACCAGACCACCGCCCGCCAGGTGGGGCGGCGGTTCGCCGAGCTGGCACCGATCCACAAGGCCGCCGTCGAGCTGGCACAGGCCCGCGCCGATCTGGTTGCCGCCCGGGAACTCGCTGGCGAGGACGCCGGCTTCGCGGCCGAGGCCGACGAGATCGCCGCCGCGCTTCCGTCGCTGGAGGCCCGCCTCGCCGAACTGCTCATTCCGCGCGATCCGCACGACGCCAAGGACGTGATCGTCGAGATCAAAGCCGGGGAGGGCGGCGAGGAATCCGCCCTGTTCGCCGGGGACCTGCTGCGGATGTATCTGCGGTACGCCGAACGCCACGGTTGGCAGGTCGAGGTCATCGACTCGCAGGACTCCGATCTGGGTGGGGTCAAGGACGTCTCGCTCGCCGTCAAGTCGCGCGGGGTGCCCGAGGGGGGCAACGGTGTCTGGTCCCGGCTGAAGTGGGAGGGCGGCGTGCACCGGGTGCAGCGGGTGCCGGTCACCGAGTCCCAGGGCCGGATCCACACCAGCGCCGCCGGAGTCCTGGTGCTCCCCGAAGCCGAGGACGTCGACGTCGACGTCGACCCCAACGATCTGCGAATCGACGTGTTCCGCTCGTCCGGCCCAGGTGGACAGTCGGTCAACACGACCGACTCCGCGGTGCGGATCACCCATCTTCCGTCCGGCATCGTGGTTTCCTGTCAAAACGAGAAGAGCCAGCTGCAGAACCGGGAACAGGCGATGCGGATCCTGCGGGCCCGGCTGCTCGTCGCCGCTCGGGAACAGGCCGACGCGGCCGCCTCCGACGTACGTCGAGCGCAGGTGCGTACGGTCGACCGGTCCGAACGGATCCGGACCTACAACTTTCCGCAGAACCGGATCACCGACCATCGGATCGGCTACACGGCGTACAACCTGGATCTGGCGCTCTCCGGCGAGCTCGACGGTGTCCTCGACGCGCTGGCCGAGGCGGATCGGGCGGCCCGGCTCGCTGGCGACACCGAGCTGACCCGCCGCTGA
- a CDS encoding GGDEF domain-containing protein — protein MGWLDRLTGQAQALMDARALMESSRSAEACVAFEHVIRTSDDPYVRADALVQRLSALLNLGRTAEYAVAVDRAFDAARDINEPYLHGHLHALAALAAHHQGAFDRCVTHLVQSSRALGAAPDVDRETAWGWHDLAMAYSYLSFHGYALSAIERARQLGNASGIPEEIFAAPGIRLRNAVALDHHGDTDGCLRVLRDIGSDLAKFVRSGRAARLRPSSRVAYGYALARLAALGEPVQLPSGAPEAARLMIDGGDSARARDLRQLGVVCLAIAADKPAEALVRLEAAMVSAETLGAAEEPRLRSVAYTWAGDHAAAHRADRYAFRLATRRNDRLRDLYVDGIAARLDQEEMRRTAAQYAGEALTDPLTGLANRRQLDLYVADMVGRGERAVVMVCDLDGFTSVNTIHGHHSGDLVLQRVAGVVNRVMRRGDFVARYGGDEFVVVLPRATRVEAAEVARRITVAIAAEEWESLVPGTPVGVSVGYAEVGGSGPGLREALGTAFEIADRELRDAKARARPGR, from the coding sequence GTGGGTTGGCTCGACCGGCTCACCGGCCAGGCGCAGGCGTTGATGGACGCCCGCGCGCTGATGGAGAGCAGCCGCTCGGCCGAGGCCTGCGTCGCGTTCGAGCACGTCATCCGGACCAGCGACGACCCGTACGTGCGCGCCGACGCGCTGGTGCAACGACTCTCCGCCCTACTCAACCTGGGCCGCACCGCCGAATACGCGGTCGCGGTCGACCGGGCCTTCGACGCCGCCCGCGACATCAACGAGCCCTACCTGCACGGGCACCTGCACGCGTTGGCCGCACTCGCCGCCCACCATCAGGGGGCCTTCGACCGCTGCGTCACCCACCTGGTGCAGAGCTCCCGCGCGCTCGGCGCCGCCCCGGACGTCGACCGGGAAACCGCCTGGGGCTGGCACGACCTGGCAATGGCCTACTCCTACCTCAGCTTTCACGGATACGCCTTGAGCGCGATCGAGCGCGCCCGCCAGCTCGGCAACGCCTCGGGCATTCCGGAGGAGATCTTCGCGGCACCCGGCATCCGGCTGCGCAACGCGGTCGCTCTCGACCACCACGGCGACACCGACGGCTGCCTGCGGGTGCTCCGGGACATCGGCAGCGACCTCGCCAAGTTCGTCCGCTCCGGTCGGGCCGCCCGGCTGCGCCCCAGCAGCCGGGTGGCGTACGGGTACGCGCTGGCCCGACTGGCCGCCCTCGGTGAGCCGGTCCAGCTGCCCTCCGGCGCGCCGGAGGCCGCCCGCCTGATGATCGACGGCGGCGACAGCGCCCGAGCTCGTGACCTGCGTCAGCTCGGTGTGGTGTGTCTGGCGATCGCCGCCGACAAGCCGGCCGAGGCACTGGTCCGGTTGGAAGCGGCGATGGTCTCCGCCGAGACCCTGGGCGCCGCCGAGGAGCCCCGGCTGCGCAGCGTGGCGTACACCTGGGCCGGAGACCACGCCGCCGCGCACCGCGCCGACCGGTACGCCTTCCGCCTGGCGACCCGGCGCAACGACCGGCTCCGTGATCTGTACGTGGACGGCATCGCCGCACGGCTGGACCAGGAGGAGATGCGCAGGACCGCCGCCCAGTACGCCGGCGAGGCGCTCACCGACCCGTTGACCGGGCTGGCCAATCGTCGTCAACTCGATCTCTACGTCGCCGACATGGTCGGCCGGGGCGAGCGCGCGGTGGTGATGGTCTGCGACCTCGACGGTTTCACGTCGGTCAACACCATCCACGGCCACCACTCCGGAGACCTGGTGCTGCAGCGGGTCGCCGGCGTGGTCAACCGGGTCATGCGCCGAGGGGACTTCGTCGCTCGGTACGGCGGGGACGAGTTCGTCGTGGTGTTGCCCCGAGCGACCCGGGTCGAAGCGGCGGAGGTGGCCCGCCGGATCACCGTCGCGATCGCCGCCGAGGAATGGGAATCCCTCGTCCCGGGAACCCCGGTCGGGGTGAGTGTCGGCTACGCCGAGGTCGGCGGGTCCGGGCCGGGCCTGCGCGAAGCGCTCGGCACCGCCTTCGAGATCGCCGATCGGGAGCTGCGCGACGCCAAGGCCCGCGCTCGCCCGGGCCGGTGA
- the prmC gene encoding peptide chain release factor N(5)-glutamine methyltransferase, whose amino-acid sequence MPISTVLAAATAELTRAGVSSARVDAELLAAAVLGVPRGRLALSSGFDYIDKARFDEFVSRRAAREPVQYLTGSAPFRYLDLMVGPGVFVPRPETELLAEAGIRELRARGGGTLVDLCSGSGAVALAVAHEVPAARVLAVERSEASLDWLRANARRRAAAGDRPVEVVSGDVTDPDLLAELAATVDAVLCNPPYVPLGTPVPAEVAGHDPADAVFGGPDGLAVIRPVRERAAALLRPGGLLAVEHDESHADAVADLLATGGRFTEVTGHQDLTGRPRFVTALRAG is encoded by the coding sequence ATGCCGATATCGACCGTGTTGGCCGCCGCCACGGCGGAACTGACCCGTGCCGGGGTGTCCTCGGCCCGGGTCGACGCGGAGCTGCTCGCCGCCGCTGTTCTGGGCGTTCCGCGCGGCCGGCTAGCGCTGAGCAGCGGCTTTGATTACATCGATAAAGCTCGATTCGATGAATTCGTGTCCCGGCGCGCGGCCCGCGAGCCGGTGCAGTACCTCACCGGATCGGCACCGTTTCGTTATCTGGATTTGATGGTCGGTCCGGGAGTGTTCGTGCCCCGCCCGGAAACCGAACTGCTCGCCGAGGCCGGGATCCGCGAACTGCGCGCCCGGGGCGGTGGCACGCTTGTCGACTTGTGCAGCGGCAGCGGGGCCGTCGCTCTCGCGGTGGCACACGAGGTGCCGGCGGCGCGGGTACTGGCGGTGGAACGTTCCGAAGCGAGTCTGGACTGGCTGCGCGCCAACGCGCGGCGGCGGGCGGCGGCCGGGGACCGCCCCGTCGAGGTGGTGTCCGGCGACGTCACCGACCCCGACCTGCTCGCCGAGCTGGCCGCGACCGTCGACGCGGTGCTCTGCAATCCGCCCTACGTGCCGTTGGGCACGCCGGTGCCGGCGGAAGTGGCCGGACATGACCCGGCGGACGCCGTCTTCGGCGGACCGGACGGGCTGGCGGTGATCCGCCCGGTACGGGAGCGAGCGGCGGCCCTGCTGCGTCCGGGCGGCCTGCTCGCTGTCGAACACGACGAGAGTCATGCCGACGCCGTCGCCGACCTGCTCGCCACCGGCGGACGGTTCACCGAGGTCACCGGGCACCAAGACCTGACCGGGCGCCCCCGGTTCGTCACCGCGCTGCGGGCCGGGTGA
- a CDS encoding L-threonylcarbamoyladenylate synthase, which translates to MLYDCRSAADRDKGIAAAIEAVKNGELVVLPTDTVYGLGADAFTSYAVTALLNAKGRGRQMPPPVLVGSRHTLDGLVLILPQTARDLADAFWPGALTMIVEHAPSLNWDLGDTNGTVAVRMPLHPVALEVLRETGPMAVSSANKTGKPPALTAAEAREQLGYSVRTYLEAGPCPDPVPSTIVDLTGDVPRVVRDGAIPIEKLRDVVPDIIGTES; encoded by the coding sequence ATGCTTTATGACTGCCGGTCCGCCGCCGACCGTGACAAAGGCATCGCCGCGGCGATCGAGGCGGTCAAGAACGGCGAGCTGGTCGTGCTGCCCACCGACACCGTGTACGGCCTCGGCGCCGACGCGTTCACCTCGTACGCGGTCACCGCGCTGCTCAACGCCAAGGGCCGGGGCCGGCAGATGCCCCCGCCGGTGTTGGTCGGCTCCCGGCACACCCTCGACGGTCTGGTGCTGATCCTGCCGCAGACCGCCCGTGACCTCGCCGACGCGTTCTGGCCGGGCGCGTTGACGATGATCGTGGAGCACGCGCCGAGCCTCAACTGGGATCTGGGCGACACCAACGGCACGGTCGCGGTACGGATGCCGCTGCATCCGGTGGCGCTGGAGGTGCTGCGCGAAACCGGACCGATGGCGGTCTCGTCGGCGAACAAGACCGGCAAGCCCCCGGCGCTCACCGCCGCCGAGGCCCGCGAACAGCTCGGCTACTCGGTGCGCACCTATCTGGAGGCGGGGCCGTGTCCCGACCCGGTGCCGAGCACCATCGTGGACCTCACCGGGGACGTCCCGAGGGTGGTACGCGACGGCGCGATCCCGATCGAGAAGCTCCGCGACGTGGTGCCGGACATCATCGGTACGGAGTCCTGA
- a CDS encoding phosphotyrosine protein phosphatase — MPPFTVLHVCMGNICRSPMAERLLVIAMRERLDRLSPVTAAPARAAAVEELLHSHSAGTGGWHAGEEMNPPAARQVIARGGDVDGFAARKLRSDQIDAADLVLTATADQQEYVVALRPDAAARTFVLGEFGRLLPAVDVAALPPASATPDEVYARGVALVAAVAAVRAEASPQPGDDLDDPWGRGDHTFARVADEIEETVGALGAALLP; from the coding sequence GTGCCGCCGTTCACCGTGCTCCACGTCTGCATGGGCAACATCTGCCGGTCACCGATGGCGGAGCGGCTGTTGGTCATCGCGATGCGCGAGCGGCTGGACCGGTTGTCGCCGGTGACGGCGGCTCCGGCGCGGGCGGCGGCGGTGGAGGAACTGTTGCACAGCCACAGCGCCGGCACCGGCGGCTGGCACGCCGGGGAGGAGATGAATCCCCCGGCGGCCCGACAGGTGATCGCCCGGGGCGGTGACGTCGACGGGTTCGCCGCCCGCAAGCTGCGCTCGGACCAGATCGACGCCGCCGACCTGGTCCTCACCGCGACCGCCGATCAGCAGGAGTACGTGGTGGCACTGCGTCCGGACGCCGCCGCGCGTACCTTCGTGCTCGGCGAGTTCGGCCGTCTGCTGCCGGCGGTCGACGTCGCGGCGCTGCCGCCGGCGAGCGCCACGCCGGACGAGGTGTACGCCCGGGGAGTGGCGCTCGTCGCGGCGGTCGCCGCCGTGCGCGCCGAGGCGAGCCCGCAGCCCGGCGACGATCTGGACGACCCGTGGGGGCGGGGCGATCACACGTTCGCCCGGGTGGCCGACGAGATCGAGGAGACGGTGGGGGCGCTCGGCGCGGCGCTGCTGCCCTGA